CGGCGTTCCGCGGCGTCGTCAAGAGCGCGCGCAGCGGCAAACCGATCGCCGGTGCCATGGTATTCGTAGACGGCGTGGCGGCGATCAGCACCAACGACGACGGCAAGTTTGGCCTCGCGGAGGTCAAGCCAGGCGCGCGTCTCAAGATCAAGGCGGCCGGATACGCGATCAACGACATGGCCGTGCCGCCGGCCCCGACCGCCGAAATCGCCATGACGCCGTTCGCGGCGCGCGGCGTCTATGTGCCGTTCGGGCTGCTGGCCAACGAGAGCAAGATACGCGGCATCTTCGATCTGGTGGACCGCACCGAGCTGAATGCGATCGTCGTCGATGTCAAGAGCGATCGCGGCAAACTGGCGTTCAATCCCGAGGGCGCGCAACTCAAGGCGCTCGCCTCGCCGGACGTCCACATGGACGTACGCGAGTTGCTGCGCCAGGCGCACGCGCGCAACATCTACGTCATCGCGCGGCTCGTCACGTTCAAGGACGACCCGCTGGCACAGAAGCGGCCCGATCTGGCGGTCAAGACGCGCGGCGGCAAGATCTGGAAAGATGGCGAGAGCCTGGCCTGGGTGAACCCGTATCTGCGCGAGGTGTGGACGTACAATATCAATATCGCCGCCGAGATCGCGAAGCTCGGCTTCGACGAGGTGCAGTTCGACTATATCCGCTTCCCGTCGGACGGCAACGTCAGCGACATCGCCTTCAGCCAGCCGAACACGCCCGAGACGCGCGCCGCCACGCTGCGTGCGTTCCTCAACGAGGTGAACCGCGCGCTCAAGCCGTATCCGATCTTCATATCCGCCGACATATTTGGCATGACGGTCTGGACGAAGGAAGACATGGGCATCGGCCAGCACATCGAGGACATCGCCCCGCGCGTGGACTACATCCAGCCGATGATCTACCCGTCGACGTTCTCGGCGGACAATCTGGGGTACGCCAACCCGCCGGCGCACCCGTACGAGGTGATCTATCGCAGCGTGAAGAACGCCATGGATCGCGTCTCGACGCCGGTGCGCCCGTGGCTGCAAGCCTACCCTGGCCGCAACCCGACCTACTCGCTGCGCGAGTATCTCCTGCAGAAACAGGCCGCCAATGAAGCCGGCGCGGCCGGCTGGACATTCTGGAACGCCGGCGGCGTCTATGATGCCGCGCTGTTCGGCCCGTAGTCCCAAACCAACCGCAAAGTGCGCCAAGAACGCAAAGGAACAAGCGCTCTTGAGATCGACGGCGCTATCATGCGCGTAATTCGCACATGGAGACGGCGTTCCGCCCGCACTTCGCTCCAAGGACTGAAAAATGAAATTCGTCGCCTATGGCGCGGCCGGCACCGTGACCGGCTCGATGCACGTCCTGCAGGTCAACGGCAAGCGCATTCTCTTCGACTGCGGCCTGTTCCAGGGCAAGCGCCAGGAGTCGTTCGACCGCAACCGGAACCTGCCGTTCAACGCGCGCGACATCGATGCGGTGGTGCTCTCGCACGCGCATCTCGATCATGTCGGCGTCATTCCGGTGCTGATCAACGGCGGCTATCGCGGGCCGATCTACTGCACGCAGGCGACCGCCGACGTGGCGCGCGCGATCCTGCTCGACTCGGCGAAGATTCAGGAGAGCGACACGGCATACGTCAACCGCCGCCGCGCCACGGAGGGCCAGCCGCTGGTCGAGCCGCTGTACTCGATCAATGAGGCCATGCGCAGCCTGCGTCATTTTGTCGGCGTCGGCTACGATTACACCTTTGACATCGCGTCCGGCGTCGCGTT
The sequence above is a segment of the Chloroflexota bacterium genome. Coding sequences within it:
- a CDS encoding carboxypeptidase regulatory-like domain-containing protein, with translation MKNAPIAGGALLALLVLGAALTWTQGGRYANQLAGLVSEERTRLPVPGAVVRVASATDAPREIKTADDGRYRIGVNSGALTVSVQARGYQTTTGIFAATDPALNEFALDVVLRPYAVAGVVRDSATQKPVAAALLSADDATAQSADDGRFRLERIEPGAKIKAEATGYYPQEIVWPGSAVLDFTLTARMIVVAVSSADQNKPLPATIMVGGVKYTADAQGRVSLREPAPGARIAATFEDYAGAETAYSGQAVVELALKPAAFRGVVKSARSGKPIAGAMVFVDGVAAISTNDDGKFGLAEVKPGARLKIKAAGYAINDMAVPPAPTAEIAMTPFAARGVYVPFGLLANESKIRGIFDLVDRTELNAIVVDVKSDRGKLAFNPEGAQLKALASPDVHMDVRELLRQAHARNIYVIARLVTFKDDPLAQKRPDLAVKTRGGKIWKDGESLAWVNPYLREVWTYNINIAAEIAKLGFDEVQFDYIRFPSDGNVSDIAFSQPNTPETRAATLRAFLNEVNRALKPYPIFISADIFGMTVWTKEDMGIGQHIEDIAPRVDYIQPMIYPSTFSADNLGYANPPAHPYEVIYRSVKNAMDRVSTPVRPWLQAYPGRNPTYSLREYLLQKQAANEAGAAGWTFWNAGGVYDAALFGP